The genomic stretch GAAAATCTTGTCAATAAATCACATTCAAAATATAAAGTAAATCAAGGTCCAGATATATATGCGGCAAATTTCAACGAGGAAACAATGTACAAGGTTACAGAACAAAAAAAGACTTCAAGTAGTATCTTGTCATCCCCTTTCCCGTGGTATAAAATTGTAATGGTTTTTGACTAGATCTACTACAGAGGAAAGGAAAGGTTTCAAACAAAGAACACGAAAAAATGGTGCCTTTTTCAGCTTTACAGCTATGTAACCTTACTCTCAGGAACTGTTCTTTACGTATCCTTTGGTATCTTCGGCAACCCTTGACCACAAATTAGCCATTTTCTCAGCACAATTCACCTATTCCAGTCAGAGTGAAAACAGcattaagaaaaaaaaatagggGCCTTTGATCACGGAAAATATAGAACGAACATGAGCAGACAGTAGACAGTGAGACACACAGCATTATTTGTCTAGTTCTATCATCACTGCGATTTTAAGCACAAGGATtcattatttataacttcaattTGGCAACTACCAGGGATGGTAAAACATAATTATCCTCGTGAGTGACCCTGCCCAAAACAAAAATATACGGGGTATtttatactccgtattactttCCACGTTTCAGCAATGGTTCATGAAACATGATCAGCCTTTTCCGTATTTGGGCAAATGGTATTATTTTATGTGTTCCATCGAATTCTAGGTGCCAATATGCAGATTCCACACTTTTTTTCCTAAGGGTGTCACCAACCTCCATCCTAAGAAAAACAAACCCGCCCATGCTCTTTATTTTTATTCTACCTAATTAGACTACACCATTGGAGCAATTAGGCATACTACAACACCAAAGTAGAAATTTCGGAGTTGTCTAATACTAGGACTTAGGTGAATAGGTCATTCATTTCTTCAACTATTTCGGACAAAACACTCTTGGCCCTAAACTGAGTAACTGAAATTCATTCATCGGAGTTCAGCAAATTCCATCCACGAAGTTAATCCGACTAGGTGTATTCATAATATTTaactttaattaatttattcattAATTAGTACTCCCACCCAGTTTCATCATATTCTAACTTCAATTAATTTATTCATTAATTAATACTATAAAAGGAAGTTCGATAGCAATCATCCAAGTATCTAACCTATGCAAAGCAACATAGCTCAATACCAACAGACAATTCCTTCAATAAAAACAGAGACAAGATAGCAAGTAGCAAGGGAGGAGCAAAAGTACAGAATATCTACCTGATCATGTACAAAGCCCTTCAACATATTCAAAAAATCCGTGCGTTTGTCTTTGTCAAGCCTTTCAAGTTCACTCCTATTATTTTCCTGAAAAATTACCAAATTTTAGGCTTCAAAAATATTCTGTAGTTGGTAATAATTCAAGGTGGGAACCAATAACTGAAACGAATTAACATCACAAATATGTAAATGAGCTCTATAAAACTACAGctgaaataattttttttttcaaaaaggtAAACCAAACAAGCATCATTGCAGCATTGAATGCAAACATGAGTCCCTTGTCACATCGTGACAAAttttctattagaaataggaagAATCCATCAAGCAATCAAAAGAGGTAAAGTGTTAAATGTTATATTGAGAACTGTCAATAAGCCGGTAGAAAATCACAACCATATTGATGGCAAGAAAAGACGTATTACCTAAATTTTCCTGATATAGTAgtaataatgaaaaagaacatGAAGTCAGAATAGTGGCCTACAATTAGATATCTCCTCATGTACTATCCATCCTCCATACTAATCTACGTTGGAAGCTTAAACTTTTCTAAGGCTATCTATACAGGGAAAGTTTATAAGAATTTTTCTCAACAAAGTTGAAAACACTCAGATCAGTCTAGGTCTCTAATGCAATAGTATCTCTATAAAATGAACGCATCATTCACAAAGATATTTTCagattaaattataattataattattattatgtgaTACTAATTAGCCACTCAAAAAGCTAATTTACATAATACCCCGAAAAAAAAACATATCAATACTCTATACTATAGTGTTCCAAGCGCTCTAAACACTATAGAACAGTACTTCATGCACTCCAGTCTGAAGCCCCTAAGCTTATTAGTTCAGTAGCAAGCTACAGGCCATTATTCACTTTGAGATAAGTGACTAAGCGGTAACCAGTTCATATGTATTTGTCCACATTACTGCACGAGTCAAATCCAATTGATATCAACAATTATATTGTTACCTTAATTCGTTCATATTCTCTAACTGCACAGTTCTTTGAGTCTTCAGTGATTTTTATGGTCTCCTTCAACTCTGCCATTTTGGGATTTGATTTGTCACCGCCAAAGACCTTAGATGATGTAGCCTCGAGTTTTTCAGCCTTCGATTGCAGAGTAGATAGCTCTGACAGAAGAGTCTGTACTGTCAATAAGGCATTAGCACGATCTGAATATGCATTGCGAGCAGCTAATGAAACTCCGAGATATTCATGAAGTGTATCCTGTAATTCAAAAGGAAGCGATAGATTATTAGCAAATGGATACACCCCTTAAGTATAGAATCAACAGATCATATCGCTAGCAAATGGACACCAATAACATTGCGGGCATATCTCAATCAAGAGATCATTAAAGAACAAAAACGCACCAGATTTTTCACTGTCTTGGCATTTAATTCCCTGTGTACCCTGCTTCCTTTAACAGCAGCGGTTGCTATATTTTTAATTTCCGTGGCACGTGCTTTCTGAGTGTCTAAAATTGCTGTCTCGTTCTCGAATTTTGTTAATTTGATGAATGATAAGCCCAACTCCCCCATCGTATCTGCCATATCTTGCTGCGCTTTGACCAGGGATTCAGCCTGAAAGCGATCAAATAACCAACcatcaaacaacaaaaacactAGTAAAAATTGAAATAACAAAGTGCAACACCGACATAAGCAAATCACTAGTGACCTGCTTAGACGCCTCGGTAAGATGCAGCTCGAAATCAAGAAGTTTCCCCTTCTTCTCCAAAAACTCTTTGTCCTCCTCAACAAGAGGCGGCTTTGAATTTCCCCAATCATTAGTGACAGACTGCTTAAGCTCTCTGAACAACCTCATCAAATCCCTTCCTCCTTTAGCAGGCTGAACCGCCTCATGTGGAGCCACGA from Silene latifolia isolate original U9 population chromosome 5, ASM4854445v1, whole genome shotgun sequence encodes the following:
- the LOC141656358 gene encoding sorting nexin 2B-like, producing the protein MMGSVSEIQGSDDLDSETLIFNHPLSDSVSGSGSVSDPLTSSPHFDDSEYSDVFISDKDKNKDTDTDTENDRDRDSNGIGGGGNGNSSSEYLRITVSNPQKEVEFSSNSIVPGGNSYVTYLVTTKTNMSGFGGAQVTVRRRFRDFLTLADRLAEAYRGFFIPPRPDKSVVESQVMQKQEFVEQRCVALEKYLRKLGEHPVIKKSDELRVFLQVPGKLPLPTSTDVASRMLDGAAKLPMQLFGESRSVVAPHEAVQPAKGGRDLMRLFRELKQSVTNDWGNSKPPLVEEDKEFLEKKGKLLDFELHLTEASKQAESLVKAQQDMADTMGELGLSFIKLTKFENETAILDTQKARATEIKNIATAAVKGSRVHRELNAKTVKNLDTLHEYLGVSLAARNAYSDRANALLTVQTLLSELSTLQSKAEKLEATSSKVFGGDKSNPKMAELKETIKITEDSKNCAVREYERIKENNRSELERLDKDKRTDFLNMLKGFVHDQVNCAEKMANLWSRVAEDTKGYVKNSS